A portion of the Doryrhamphus excisus isolate RoL2022-K1 chromosome 20, RoL_Dexc_1.0, whole genome shotgun sequence genome contains these proteins:
- the LOC131107847 gene encoding voltage-dependent anion-selective channel protein 2 produces the protein MAVPPSYADLGKSAKDIFNKGYGFGLVKLDVKTKSASGVEFKTSGSSNTDTSKVVGSLETKYKRAEYGLTFTEKWNTDNTLGTEITIEDQIAKGLKLTFDTTFSPNTGKKSGKVKTAYKREYVNLGCDVDFDFAGPTIHGAGVVGYEGWLAGYQMTFDTAKSKMTQNNFAIGYKTGDFQLHTNVNDGAEFGGSIYQKVSDKLETAVNLAWTAGSNSTRFGIAAKYQLDKDASVSAKVNNNSLVGIGYTQTLRPGVKLTLAGLVDGKNINAGGHKLGLGLELEA, from the exons ATGGCCGTGCCTCCTTCATACGCTGATCTGGGCAAGTCCGCAAAGGACATCTTCAACAAAGGCTACG GTTTTGGCCTGGTGAAGCTTGACGTCAAGACCAAGTCAGCCAGCGGAGTG GAATTCAAGACATCGGGTTCCTCCAACACGGACACCAGCAAAGTTGTTGGCAGCCTGGAAACCAAGTACAAGCGGGCCGAATACGGCCTGACCTTCACCGAGAAGTGGAACACCGACAACACCCTGGGAACAGAAATCACCATCGAAGATCAG ATTGCCAAGGGACTGAAGTTGACCTTTGACACAACCTTCTCCCCAAATACTGG CAAGAAGAGCGGCAAGGTCAAGACCGCCTACAAGCGCGAGTACGTCAACCTGGGCTGCGACGTGGACTTCGATTTCGCCGGCCCCACCATCCATGGAGCGGGCGTGGTGGGCTACGAGGGCTGGCTGGCCGGTTACCAGATGACCTTTGACACCGCCAAATCCAAGATGACCCAGAACAACTTTGCCATTGGCTACAAGACGGGAGACTTCCAGCTGCATACCAACGT AAACGATGGAGCTGAGTTTGGAGGGTCCATCTACCAGAAGGTCAGCGACAAGCTGGAGACGGCGGTCAACCTGGCATGGACCGCCGGCAGCAACAGCACGCGCTTTGGCATCGCCGCCAAGTACCAGCTGGACAAGGATGCCTCCGTCAGC GCTAAGGTGAACAACAACAGCCTGGTGGGGATCGGCTACACCCAGACTCTTAGACCAG GTGTGAAACTCACCCTGGCTGGCCTGGTGGACGGGAAGAACATCAACGCCGGAGGCCACAAGTTGGGTCTGGGCTTGGAACTGGAAGCCTAA
- the LOC131107845 gene encoding catechol O-methyltransferase domain-containing protein 1-like, producing MRNLHVISLLCVDWLVEVLLFILPFPCRLCERSKSHLVPQKQPTMSGWKMSAPARCLVCVGLSLLLTGAGKSAYVGKSHSGGKDDAVLQYVVDNSLREHPVLAKLRLRTMADEQSGMMVAREQAQLMANLMKLINASKAIEIGMYTGYNALSMALAVPLNGQVVACETNGVYVDIAKPFFQEAGVDRKIEVRLQAAMTTLDELISAGGNGTFDFVFIDADKANYDGYYEKSLQLIRKGGVIAIDNVLWGGRVVDPAPDDITSRTLDALNKKLHKDQRIDLSMVTVGDGLTIAIKR from the exons CCTCCCCTTCCCTTGTCGTCTCTGTGAAAGGTCAAAGTCTCATTTGGTTCCCCAAAAACAACCAACCATGAGCGGGTGGAAAATGTCTGCACCCGCCAGATGTCTGGTCTGCGTGGGACTGTCTCTTCTACTGACAG GTGCGGGGAAGTCCGCGTACGTGGGGAAGAGTCACAGCGGCGGAAAGGACGATGCGGTGCTGCAGTACGTCGTTGACAACTCCCTGAGGGAACATCCGGTCCTCGCCAAACTCAGGCTG AGAACTATGGCGGACGAGCAGAGCGGAATGATGGTAGCCAGAGAACAAGCCCAGCTGATGGCTAACCTCATGAAACTCATCAACGCAAGCAAAGCTATTGAAATTG GGATGTACACGGGGTACAACGCACTCAGCATGGCGCTGGCCGTGCCGCTTAACGGACAAGTGGTAGCATGTGAAACAAACGGCGTCTACGTGGACATCGCCAAACCGTTTTTTCAGGAG GCGGGAGTGGACAGGAAGATCGAAGTGCGACTGCAAGCGGCGATGACCACGCTAG ATGAGCTGATATCAGCTGGAGGGAATGGAACCTTCGACTTTGTATTCATTGATGCTGACAAGGCCAACTATGATGGCTACTATGAAAAGTCCTTACAGCTCATTCGGAAAGGGGGCGTCATCGCTATTGATAAC gtgcTATGGGGCGGCAGGGTCGTGGACCCGGCCCCTGACGACATCACTTCCAGGACACTGGATGCGCTCAATAAGAAGCTCCACAAGGACCAGAGGATCGACCTGAGCATGGTCACCGTGGGGGACGGGCTGACTATCGCTATTAAACGATAA
- the LOC131107843 gene encoding DNA polymerase eta-like isoform X1, with protein sequence MEYGKERVVALVDMDCFYVQVEQRLNAALKNTPCVVAQYKTWKGGGIIAVSYEARAHGVTRNMWVDDAKKLCPDLQVARVRESHGKADLTHYREASVEVIRVMSGFAVIERASIDEAYMDLTAAVQQRIKEMADKQIEADLLRTTYIEGYPPSLPPGQKAAVLDKEQQRSTGVHQWLASLPEHGSAELQLTVGALIVEEMRAAVERDTSFRCSAGISHNKVLAKLACGLNKPNRQTILPLASVPELFRTLPIGKIRNLGGKLGASITETLQAEMMGDLTRFSQAQLGQHFGEKTGQWLYDLCRGVEFEAVKPRQLPKSIGCSKNFPGKTSLATKEQVRHWLHQLALELEERLTKDREANGRVAKLLTVGVRQLGDKRPSSFSRCCALVRYDAAKISGDSFAIIKSLNTAGNQQAAWTPPLTLLHLSASKFSDAPSAAGGGITGFLSSEVSSTQKPSCSVQTSTQSTQSTQSTHKQPSTIQSFFLKKTRREKEGEGETPSTAPSSSARTASSHPRSDIASFFHKKHTERCLQGSNTDAQPEVPQQSSCDVPAEDSSKDLLKCQLCGQEVPVWDMPEHDDYHFALDLHNSFSSPSSSPAQSSRGKTQPRGSAGPLPKRQRSHGSTAGTLDAFFQRN encoded by the exons ATGGAGTACGGAAAGGAGCGGGTGGTGGCGTTAGTGGACATGGACTGTTTCTACGTGCAAGTGGAGCAGAGATTGAATGCAGCCCTGAAGAATACTCCCTGTGTGGTGGCTCAGTACAAGACCTGGAAAGGAGGAGG AATCATAGCCGTGAGCTACGAGGCCAGGGCCCACGGGGTCACCAGGAACATGTGGGTGGATGACGCCAAGAAGCTGTGCCCGGATCTCCAGGTGGCCAGGGTGCGCGAGTCTCACGGCAAGGCGGACCTGACCCA CTACAGGGAGGCTAGCGTGGAGGTGATCCGGGTCATGTCTGGCTTTGCCGTGATTGAGCGGGCCAGTATCGACGAGGCCTACATGGACTTGACTGCGGCGGTCCAGCAGCGGATTAAGGAGATGGCAGACAAGCAAATAGAGGCTGATCTTCTGAGGACCACTTACATCGAGGGTTACCCCCCCAGTTTACCTCCAGGACAGAAAGCGGCTGTTTTGGATAAAG AGCAGCAGAGATCCACGGGTGTCCATCAGTGGTTGGCGTCCTTGCCCGAGCACGGCTCTGCAGAGCTCCAGCTGACCGTGGGGGCCCTCATCGTGGAGGAAATGAGAGCTGCTGTGGAGCGAGACACAAGCTTCCGCTGCTCGGCTGGCATCTCCCACAACAAA GTGCTAGCTAAGCTAGCGTGCGGCTTGAACAAACCCAACCGCCAGACGATACTGCCGCTGGCTTCGGTGCCAGAGCTTTTCCGCACCCTGCCCATCGGCAAGAT ACGCAACCTGGGGGGGAAGCTGGGGGCGTCCATTACGGAAACGCTGCAAGCAGAGATGATGGGGGATCTGACCCGCTTCTCTCAGGCCCAACTGGGGCAGCACTTTGGAGAGAAAACGGG CCAGTGGCTGTACGATCTTTGTCGGGGGGTGGAGTTTGAGGCGGTGAAACCGAGGCAGCTCCCCAAGTCCATTGGCTGCAGCAAGAACTTCCCTGGGAAAACATCGCTAGCCACCAAAGAGCAG GTCCGGCATTGGCTCCATCAGCTGGCCCTGGAGCTGGAGGAGCGGCTCACCAAGGACAGAGAAGCG AACGGCAGAGTAGCCAAGTTGCTCACGGTGGGGGTCCGTCAGCTGGGCGACAAGAGACCCAGCTCCTTCTCCCGTTGCTGCGCTTTGGTTCGCTACGACGCCGCCAAGATCTCCGGCGACAGCTTCGCCATCATCAAGAGCCTCAACACGGCAGGAAACCAGCAGGCCGCGTG GACACCCCCCCTCACCCTGCTGCATCTCTCCGCCAGCAAGTTCAGTGACGCCCCTTCAGCAGCAGGGGGCGGTATCACCGGCTTCCTCAGCTCCGAGGTCTCATCCACTCAAAAGCCTTCCTGCAGCGTCCAGACCTCCACTCAATCCACTCAGTCCACTCaatccacacacaaacagccCAGCACTATCCAGTCTTTCTTCCTGAAGAAGACCAGACGGGAGAAGGAAGGAGAGGGAGAGACTCCATCGACGGCCCCGTCCTCGTCCGCTCGCACGGCGTCTTCTCATCCTCGCTCTGACATTGCCTCTTTCTTCCACAAGAAACACACGGAGAGATGCTTGCAGGGGTCCAACACTGATGCCCAGCCAGAGGTTCCACAGCAGTCCTCGTGTGATGTTCCAGCAGAGGACAGCAGCAAGGACCTGCTGAAATGTCAACTATGCGGTCAGGAGGTGCCTGTGTGGGACATGCCCGAACACGACGACTATCACTTTGCCTTGGACTTGCACAACTCCTTCTCTTCTCCTTCATCCTCTCCAGCACAGTCCTCCCGGGGGAAAACACAACCCAGAGGCTCGGCAGGACCTCTTCCCAAAAGACAGCGCTCGCACGGTTCAACTGCTGGAACCCTGGATGCTTTTTTCCAAAGAAACTGA
- the LOC131107843 gene encoding DNA polymerase eta-like isoform X2: MEYGKERVVALVDMDCFYVQVEQRLNAALKNTPCVVAQYKTWKGGGIIAVSYEARAHGVTRNMWVDDAKKLCPDLQVARVRESHGKADLTHYREASVEVIRVMSGFAVIERASIDEAYMDLTAAVQQRIKEMADKQIEADLLRTTYIEGYPPSLPPGQKAAVLDKEQQRSTGVHQWLASLPEHGSAELQLTVGALIVEEMRAAVERDTSFRCSAGISHNKVLAKLACGLNKPNRQTILPLASVPELFRTLPIGKIRNLGGKLGASITETLQAEMMGDLTRFSQAQLGQHFGEKTGQWLYDLCRGVEFEAVKPRQLPKSIGCSKNFPGKTSLATKEQVRHWLHQLALELEERLTKDREANGRVAKLLTVGVRQLGDKRPSSFSRCCALVRYDAAKISGDSFAIIKSLNTAGNQQAACKFSDAPSAAGGGITGFLSSEVSSTQKPSCSVQTSTQSTQSTQSTHKQPSTIQSFFLKKTRREKEGEGETPSTAPSSSARTASSHPRSDIASFFHKKHTERCLQGSNTDAQPEVPQQSSCDVPAEDSSKDLLKCQLCGQEVPVWDMPEHDDYHFALDLHNSFSSPSSSPAQSSRGKTQPRGSAGPLPKRQRSHGSTAGTLDAFFQRN; this comes from the exons ATGGAGTACGGAAAGGAGCGGGTGGTGGCGTTAGTGGACATGGACTGTTTCTACGTGCAAGTGGAGCAGAGATTGAATGCAGCCCTGAAGAATACTCCCTGTGTGGTGGCTCAGTACAAGACCTGGAAAGGAGGAGG AATCATAGCCGTGAGCTACGAGGCCAGGGCCCACGGGGTCACCAGGAACATGTGGGTGGATGACGCCAAGAAGCTGTGCCCGGATCTCCAGGTGGCCAGGGTGCGCGAGTCTCACGGCAAGGCGGACCTGACCCA CTACAGGGAGGCTAGCGTGGAGGTGATCCGGGTCATGTCTGGCTTTGCCGTGATTGAGCGGGCCAGTATCGACGAGGCCTACATGGACTTGACTGCGGCGGTCCAGCAGCGGATTAAGGAGATGGCAGACAAGCAAATAGAGGCTGATCTTCTGAGGACCACTTACATCGAGGGTTACCCCCCCAGTTTACCTCCAGGACAGAAAGCGGCTGTTTTGGATAAAG AGCAGCAGAGATCCACGGGTGTCCATCAGTGGTTGGCGTCCTTGCCCGAGCACGGCTCTGCAGAGCTCCAGCTGACCGTGGGGGCCCTCATCGTGGAGGAAATGAGAGCTGCTGTGGAGCGAGACACAAGCTTCCGCTGCTCGGCTGGCATCTCCCACAACAAA GTGCTAGCTAAGCTAGCGTGCGGCTTGAACAAACCCAACCGCCAGACGATACTGCCGCTGGCTTCGGTGCCAGAGCTTTTCCGCACCCTGCCCATCGGCAAGAT ACGCAACCTGGGGGGGAAGCTGGGGGCGTCCATTACGGAAACGCTGCAAGCAGAGATGATGGGGGATCTGACCCGCTTCTCTCAGGCCCAACTGGGGCAGCACTTTGGAGAGAAAACGGG CCAGTGGCTGTACGATCTTTGTCGGGGGGTGGAGTTTGAGGCGGTGAAACCGAGGCAGCTCCCCAAGTCCATTGGCTGCAGCAAGAACTTCCCTGGGAAAACATCGCTAGCCACCAAAGAGCAG GTCCGGCATTGGCTCCATCAGCTGGCCCTGGAGCTGGAGGAGCGGCTCACCAAGGACAGAGAAGCG AACGGCAGAGTAGCCAAGTTGCTCACGGTGGGGGTCCGTCAGCTGGGCGACAAGAGACCCAGCTCCTTCTCCCGTTGCTGCGCTTTGGTTCGCTACGACGCCGCCAAGATCTCCGGCGACAGCTTCGCCATCATCAAGAGCCTCAACACGGCAGGAAACCAGCAGGCCGCGTG CAAGTTCAGTGACGCCCCTTCAGCAGCAGGGGGCGGTATCACCGGCTTCCTCAGCTCCGAGGTCTCATCCACTCAAAAGCCTTCCTGCAGCGTCCAGACCTCCACTCAATCCACTCAGTCCACTCaatccacacacaaacagccCAGCACTATCCAGTCTTTCTTCCTGAAGAAGACCAGACGGGAGAAGGAAGGAGAGGGAGAGACTCCATCGACGGCCCCGTCCTCGTCCGCTCGCACGGCGTCTTCTCATCCTCGCTCTGACATTGCCTCTTTCTTCCACAAGAAACACACGGAGAGATGCTTGCAGGGGTCCAACACTGATGCCCAGCCAGAGGTTCCACAGCAGTCCTCGTGTGATGTTCCAGCAGAGGACAGCAGCAAGGACCTGCTGAAATGTCAACTATGCGGTCAGGAGGTGCCTGTGTGGGACATGCCCGAACACGACGACTATCACTTTGCCTTGGACTTGCACAACTCCTTCTCTTCTCCTTCATCCTCTCCAGCACAGTCCTCCCGGGGGAAAACACAACCCAGAGGCTCGGCAGGACCTCTTCCCAAAAGACAGCGCTCGCACGGTTCAACTGCTGGAACCCTGGATGCTTTTTTCCAAAGAAACTGA